The Sinomonas sp. P10A9 genome includes a window with the following:
- a CDS encoding DUF2277 domain-containing protein: MCRNIKVLHNFEPHATNEEVHAAALQYVRKVSGSTHPSKANEEVFNRAVEEIAHITGHLLEDLVTSASPRSREVEAAKAKARAAVRFGTA, from the coding sequence ATGTGCCGCAATATCAAGGTCCTGCACAACTTCGAGCCCCACGCGACGAACGAGGAAGTCCACGCCGCGGCGCTCCAGTACGTGCGGAAGGTGAGCGGGAGTACTCACCCGTCCAAGGCGAACGAGGAGGTGTTCAATCGGGCCGTCGAGGAGATCGCCCACATCACGGGGCATCTCCTCGAGGACCTCGTGACGAGCGCATCGCCGCGGAGCCGCGAAGTCGAGGCCGCCAAGGCGAAGGCCCGGGCCGCCGTCCGCTTCGGAACGGCCTGA
- a CDS encoding EamA family transporter has product MLSRLSENRSASGLVFALLSAATFGISGPLGKSLLEAGWTPGSVVGSRIGLAALIMAIPAVWVMRGQWSRLRGGVALMAAYGSVAIALCQFFYFNAVARMSPPVALMLEYLAPIILVGWVWLRTQRRPGALTIGGTVVAMLGLVLVLNLLTAQQVDPIGVLWGIAAAVCLAVYFVLSAKSDGVLPPFVTVAGGMVFGAITIGVLALVGLLPVAATFGSVDLLGTGLPWIVPLAGITLVAAVLAYTLGIIGTQRLGSKVASFVSLTEVLFSVIASWIMIGDVPGPLQFVGGALIVGGVVMVRTDELRSPAAEAVPDFAPEALPAAEPATGALPIVERRA; this is encoded by the coding sequence GTGCTGTCGAGGCTGTCTGAGAATCGGTCCGCATCCGGACTCGTCTTCGCCCTGCTCTCCGCGGCCACCTTCGGCATCTCCGGACCACTGGGCAAGTCCCTGCTCGAGGCAGGCTGGACTCCGGGCTCCGTTGTGGGGAGCCGCATCGGGCTCGCAGCGCTGATCATGGCGATTCCGGCGGTGTGGGTGATGCGCGGGCAGTGGTCGCGGCTGCGCGGCGGCGTCGCGCTCATGGCCGCGTACGGCTCGGTCGCCATCGCTCTGTGCCAGTTCTTCTACTTCAACGCCGTGGCCCGCATGAGCCCGCCGGTCGCGCTCATGCTCGAGTACCTCGCGCCCATCATCCTTGTGGGCTGGGTATGGCTCCGCACGCAGCGCCGCCCCGGCGCGCTGACGATCGGCGGCACGGTCGTGGCGATGCTCGGCCTCGTGCTCGTGCTCAACCTCCTCACCGCGCAGCAGGTGGACCCGATCGGCGTCCTGTGGGGGATCGCGGCAGCCGTCTGCCTCGCCGTGTACTTCGTCCTGTCCGCGAAGTCCGACGGCGTCCTGCCGCCCTTCGTGACAGTGGCCGGGGGGATGGTGTTCGGCGCGATCACGATCGGCGTCCTCGCCCTGGTGGGCCTCCTGCCGGTGGCGGCGACGTTCGGCAGCGTCGATCTCCTGGGCACCGGGCTCCCGTGGATCGTGCCGCTTGCCGGTATCACCCTCGTGGCGGCGGTCCTCGCCTACACGCTCGGTATCATCGGCACGCAGCGCCTCGGCTCGAAGGTCGCGAGCTTCGTCTCGCTCACCGAGGTGCTGTTCTCCGTGATCGCCTCGTGGATCATGATCGGCGACGTCCCGGGCCCGCTGCAGTTCGTCGGCGGCGCACTCATCGTGGGGGGAGTCGTGATGGTCCGCACGGACGAGCTCCGTTCCCCCGCGGCCGAGGCAGTGCCAGACTTCGCGCCCGAGGCGCTGCCCGCAGCCGAACCTGCCACGGGGGCCCTCCCGATCGTCGAGCGGCGCGCCTAG